One segment of Phycisphaerales bacterium DNA contains the following:
- a CDS encoding glycosyltransferase family 4 protein produces MAPVSSEAENSSIRVLVIAEAANPSMASVPLVGWSHAQALARIADVHLVTQVRNKKAIEETGWIDGQEFTSIDSERIARPCWKIAEKLRGGPGKGWTLVTAMQVLPYLYFERLVWKKFRDRIKQGAYDVVHRITPLSPALPSTLARRCQKAGVPFVIGPLNGGVPWPKGFGGTRRKEKEWLSYLRGSLKWMPGYHKTRRSASGIIIGSRITLNQLPQKYRSKAVYIPENAIDPKVFPPRSNHSIGQPLRIASLGRLVPLKGTDMLLEACTSLMQKGALTLDIIGDGPERAHLEKIAQDNGVADFVTFAGWIEHDQVNQRLCQADLLGFPSIREFGGGVALEAMALGIVPLVIDYGGPSELVTEETGFRIPMDNRAAIVQNMRSTLESVLANPQSLTAMGQAAAHRVQQVFTWDKKAQQVYEVYRWILGHRNDKPDFGIPMRSELSDAGL; encoded by the coding sequence ATGGCACCAGTTTCTAGTGAGGCCGAGAACTCGTCAATACGCGTGTTGGTCATTGCCGAAGCAGCCAACCCTTCGATGGCAAGTGTGCCCCTCGTCGGATGGTCACATGCTCAGGCCCTGGCACGGATTGCTGACGTCCACCTGGTAACACAGGTCCGTAATAAAAAAGCAATTGAAGAGACTGGCTGGATTGATGGCCAAGAGTTTACGAGTATTGACTCTGAACGCATTGCTCGACCTTGTTGGAAGATTGCCGAGAAGTTGCGTGGCGGGCCCGGCAAAGGCTGGACACTTGTTACCGCCATGCAAGTCTTGCCCTACTTGTACTTCGAACGTTTGGTCTGGAAAAAGTTCCGCGACCGCATTAAGCAAGGTGCATACGACGTTGTCCATCGCATCACCCCCTTGTCTCCAGCGCTGCCCAGTACGCTCGCTAGGCGATGTCAAAAAGCGGGGGTTCCTTTTGTGATTGGACCACTCAACGGAGGCGTGCCATGGCCAAAAGGCTTTGGGGGAACAAGGCGTAAAGAGAAGGAGTGGCTTTCCTATTTAAGAGGTTCTCTGAAGTGGATGCCTGGATATCACAAGACACGTCGCAGTGCCTCTGGCATCATCATTGGCTCTCGCATCACATTGAATCAGCTGCCCCAGAAGTACCGATCAAAAGCTGTCTACATTCCTGAGAATGCTATTGATCCAAAGGTCTTCCCCCCCCGCTCAAACCATTCCATTGGACAACCACTCAGGATTGCTTCTCTTGGGCGTCTCGTACCACTCAAAGGGACTGACATGTTGCTTGAGGCATGCACTTCGTTGATGCAGAAAGGGGCTTTGACCTTAGACATTATTGGTGATGGTCCGGAACGAGCGCATCTCGAAAAAATAGCCCAGGACAATGGGGTGGCCGACTTCGTTACCTTCGCTGGCTGGATAGAACATGACCAGGTCAATCAACGTCTCTGCCAAGCCGACCTTCTCGGCTTTCCCAGCATTCGTGAATTTGGCGGCGGCGTGGCACTTGAAGCAATGGCCTTAGGGATCGTTCCACTTGTGATTGACTATGGTGGCCCTAGCGAACTGGTGACTGAAGAGACTGGTTTCAGAATACCGATGGACAACCGTGCTGCAATTGTGCAAAACATGAGATCAACGCTTGAGTCCGTTCTAGCGAATCCCCAAAGCTTAACCGCGATGGGCCAGGCCGCGGCCCATCGCGTGCAACAGGTTTTTACCTGGGACAAGAAGGCTCAACAGGTCTATGAAGTGTACCGATGGATTCTCGGTCATCGCAATGATAAACCAGACTTCGGTATTCCAATGCGAAGCGAACTTAGTGATGCAGGTCTTTGA
- the dxs gene encoding 1-deoxy-D-xylulose-5-phosphate synthase, with protein sequence MDLKYLPSIKSPADVRALSVDELPTLAAEIRHVICEQIMKSGGHFAPNLGVVELTLALHYVFDFSHDRLLFDVGHQCYPHKLITGRYDLLPRLRQRDGMGGFPDPRESDYDLFMVGHAGTAISTAVGMARGDVVSGEAIAEDNPGGRRVVAMVGDASIVNGIAMEGLNNAGTLNRQLLVVLNDNGMSIAKPQGAVAGYFDRMRVNRTYRGMKESAKDLVAKVPGGEWIGEMYHRAGEVVKDLVASDSWFEKFGLLTVGPIDGHDLPSLIDTLLIVKNYNKPLVLHAHTIKGKGFDFSEVDATTFHAPKPFSVNGCRVELKSSGRSFTTAFADGMTRLMTEDKRVVAATAAMPTGTGISQVLEQFPDRTWDTGICESHAMDMMAGMAKTGARPFFAVYSTFVQRAFDQVFQEVALQGLAVRLCLDRAGLVGGDGAVHHGFCDVSILRVFPDAAILAAMDEPSLNAALDFMRLYDAGLSAVRYPRDDVSDRMLGTDCPPFELGRARALVQHEMPNAAVLAYGTMAISALDALDELSDDYLIDVYDARFAKPVDEDLIENLISRGIPIITVEDHSVVGGFGTCVLEAANRRGLDSSNITRLGLPETWIYQGARSEQVAEAGIDVPGIARTIRQIVANTKKQPKVDVQTATVARVLHR encoded by the coding sequence ATGGATTTGAAGTATCTCCCATCCATTAAATCACCTGCGGACGTACGCGCTCTTAGCGTTGATGAATTACCAACGCTCGCTGCTGAAATTCGTCATGTGATTTGTGAACAGATCATGAAGAGCGGCGGTCACTTTGCACCCAACTTGGGTGTGGTTGAGCTGACCTTGGCACTGCACTACGTTTTCGACTTTTCCCATGACCGCCTCTTGTTTGATGTGGGGCACCAGTGCTACCCACACAAACTGATCACCGGCCGTTATGACTTACTACCAAGATTAAGACAGCGTGATGGTATGGGTGGATTCCCTGATCCACGCGAATCTGATTATGACTTGTTTATGGTTGGACATGCAGGCACGGCAATCTCCACTGCTGTTGGTATGGCCCGAGGCGATGTCGTCAGTGGTGAAGCGATTGCAGAAGATAATCCCGGCGGCCGACGTGTCGTCGCGATGGTCGGAGATGCGAGTATTGTCAATGGCATCGCAATGGAAGGCCTAAACAATGCTGGCACACTCAATCGTCAGCTTCTCGTCGTGTTGAACGACAACGGCATGAGTATTGCAAAGCCACAAGGTGCTGTGGCGGGCTACTTTGACCGAATGCGTGTTAATCGCACGTATCGAGGCATGAAAGAGTCAGCCAAAGACCTCGTAGCGAAGGTTCCTGGCGGCGAATGGATCGGCGAGATGTATCACCGTGCTGGCGAGGTCGTCAAAGATCTGGTCGCATCTGATTCGTGGTTCGAGAAGTTTGGATTATTAACCGTCGGACCCATTGACGGCCACGACTTACCATCCCTGATCGACACCCTGCTCATTGTCAAGAACTACAACAAACCATTGGTGCTGCATGCACACACCATTAAGGGCAAAGGCTTTGACTTCTCTGAGGTCGATGCCACAACGTTCCACGCACCAAAGCCCTTCTCAGTGAATGGGTGCCGAGTGGAACTTAAGTCATCAGGACGTAGCTTTACAACAGCATTTGCCGATGGCATGACCCGCTTAATGACAGAAGACAAACGTGTTGTTGCTGCGACGGCTGCGATGCCGACCGGTACTGGTATTTCACAGGTACTTGAACAATTCCCAGATCGAACTTGGGATACAGGCATCTGTGAATCTCATGCCATGGACATGATGGCTGGGATGGCGAAGACTGGTGCCCGTCCATTTTTCGCGGTGTACTCAACATTTGTTCAACGTGCATTCGATCAGGTATTCCAAGAAGTCGCACTCCAGGGACTTGCAGTGCGTTTGTGCCTCGACCGTGCGGGCCTGGTTGGAGGCGACGGCGCGGTACACCATGGCTTCTGTGATGTGAGCATTCTTCGTGTTTTCCCAGACGCCGCCATTCTGGCTGCAATGGATGAGCCAAGCTTGAATGCGGCACTGGACTTCATGCGTTTGTATGACGCTGGCCTTTCAGCCGTCCGCTATCCTCGTGACGATGTAAGTGATCGTATGCTAGGAACGGACTGCCCACCGTTTGAATTAGGAAGAGCCCGAGCTCTGGTGCAACATGAAATGCCCAATGCTGCAGTTCTCGCTTATGGAACAATGGCGATTTCGGCGCTTGACGCACTTGATGAACTATCTGACGACTATCTCATCGATGTTTACGATGCACGCTTTGCGAAGCCAGTCGATGAGGATCTCATTGAGAATCTCATCAGCCGTGGCATTCCGATCATCACCGTTGAGGATCATTCTGTCGTCGGTGGTTTTGGCACCTGTGTGCTCGAAGCAGCCAATCGGCGAGGCCTCGATTCCAGCAACATTACCCGCCTCGGACTTCCTGAGACCTGGATCTACCAGGGTGCTCGTAGTGAGCAAGTAGCGGAAGCAGGCATTGATGTTCCTGGTATCGCTCGCACAATCCGTCAGATCGTTGCGAATACCAAGAAACAGCCCAAGGTAGACGTACAAACAGCCACAGTGGCACGCGTACTTCACCGCTGA
- a CDS encoding type 1 glutamine amidotransferase, with amino-acid sequence MAILVIEHSAETGIQRLGQVLIGYGHKLRIVRGDHDQSLPSTIDGIDGIVTCGGPHSVTTPNDWLEPQMDLLRQAHAAQLPIIGLCLGAQIVATALGGQVSRMPGGYELGWHDLKLTPQGRTDPVFAGIGWTTSQLQWHRDEVSELPADAQLLASSERCKNQAFVVGMRTYCFQFHPEVTTESIEAWAVSEPEALDESGMTHDQLMKETAELYPGFQRISDRLFEAISLLVMPVDRRYQGAIKDLHH; translated from the coding sequence ATGGCAATTCTCGTAATCGAACACAGCGCAGAAACAGGTATCCAACGGCTTGGCCAAGTGCTTATTGGCTATGGTCATAAACTCCGGATTGTTCGTGGTGATCACGATCAATCTCTACCAAGCACGATTGATGGAATTGATGGAATCGTGACTTGTGGCGGACCACATTCGGTGACCACACCAAATGATTGGCTTGAGCCTCAGATGGACCTATTACGACAGGCGCATGCGGCGCAGCTGCCCATCATCGGTCTTTGCTTAGGGGCGCAAATAGTGGCCACCGCACTGGGGGGGCAAGTTTCCAGGATGCCTGGTGGTTATGAACTCGGTTGGCATGACTTGAAACTAACGCCTCAGGGGCGAACAGACCCTGTCTTTGCTGGAATTGGTTGGACGACCAGTCAACTACAGTGGCATCGCGATGAAGTGAGCGAGCTTCCAGCAGACGCGCAGTTGTTGGCTTCAAGCGAGCGTTGTAAGAATCAGGCTTTTGTTGTGGGTATGCGCACCTACTGTTTTCAATTTCATCCGGAAGTAACCACTGAATCGATTGAAGCGTGGGCCGTCTCAGAACCAGAAGCGTTAGATGAGTCAGGCATGACACATGATCAGCTTATGAAAGAAACCGCGGAACTTTATCCCGGTTTTCAGCGCATCTCTGATCGGCTGTTTGAGGCAATCTCACTCTTGGTCATGCCGGTTGATCGCCGCTATCAAGGTGCAATCAAAGACCTGCATCACTAA